From Anastrepha obliqua isolate idAnaObli1 chromosome 3, idAnaObli1_1.0, whole genome shotgun sequence:
aaattttcgtttgaAAAGAGAAAACAGAGAGGACGGCATAACCTGCCAAAAAGATTACAGTGCAATGAAGaagtgtaagaaaaaaaaacttaaaacttttgcATGAAATAGCTTTAAAATTTTACCGTAGATCATCGATAAAACAAACCAAAAgtagtaaagaaataaatatacttatagAAGAGCGTATGCCGTTGTGAAATGGACAGTCATATACACTTCAAAGCTGTAGTTAGAATAAATGAACGCAATTACAGAGATAGATATATTAAAAGTGAAAGCTATAGAGAAAATGTAAGTAGCAGTTTGAGAAAAGACATTGTGAGAGCAAGGAAGTATCTCTTCTCcgtaagagaaaaaatataaagcaaacAAAGGAAGAAAATTGGAACGAGTAAGATGTACAAAAAAGAACTGataaatgaaaaactaaataaagtagAGAGGCAATGCAAATGGAATAGGAAGTTaaggaaaaaggaaaattaagcgaaaaagaaaaaataaaaaagcaaaaggaaagaaaagacgTAAAGACGGGAAAGCAAGGAAAATAGGACAActaaaaggaaaaggaaaagaaagagaagaggaaggggaaaaggaaaagaaatagaaaaaggaaGTGAAATGGAGAAAGGAAAAGGAGAAggaaaagaaatagaaaaaggaaGTGAAATGGAGAAAGGAAAAGGAGAAGGAAAAAGAAAGGAAATGgtaatggaaaaagaaaaatataaggaaagaaaaggaaaggaaagggaTGGAagggaaaggaaaggaaaggaaaggaaaggaaaggaaaggaaaggaaaggaaaggaaaggaaaggaaaggaaaggaaaggaaaggaaaggaaaggaaaggaaaggaaaggaaaggaaaggaaaggaaaggaaaggaaaggaaaggaaaggaaaggaaaggaataGAAAGGATGGCAAACGGAAAGGGAAACGGAAAATGAGAGAgaaagaaaagtgaaaaaagtagaaataaaaataaaaggagaaggagaaggaaaggggaaaagGTGAAGGGAAAGGAaacggaaaaggaaaaggaaaaggaaaaggaaaaggaaaaggaaaaggaaaaggaaaagaaaaaggaaaaggaaaagggaaAGGAAAAGGAGAaggaaaaagataaataaaaggaaaagaaaatggaaaaggaAAGAGAGTAGGAAAGATAAAAGGAAAACGAAAAGataaaggaaaaggaaaaggtaaaggtaaagaaaaagaataagaaaccgaaaaagaaaaagaaaaagaaaaagaaaaagaaaaagaaaaagaaaaagaaaaagaaaaagaaaaagaaaagaaagaagatatgaaaaagaaaaagaaaaagaaaaagaaaaagaaaaagaaaaagaaaaagaaaaagaaaaagaaaaagaaaaagaaaaagaaaaagaaaaagaaaaagaaaaagaaaaagaaaaagaaaaagaaaaagaaaaagaaaaagaaaaagagaaagagaaagaaaaaaggaaatgagaaggaaaaagtaaaggaaaaaatggctGGAGAAAATGAATGCCAACAAAGACAATTAGAGAAACAATTGGAAATTCCATTGACAGTCAGTTCCATGCTACCGGAACAACCCacatttatatccagccaaggactgtcaatTCAACAGTATTCCACAAAACTGTATGAGGAATTtgttatgctgttacaacaacaacaaaaagaagaTAAAGCAAGATTAAAAGAAAACGAAAGTAGAATGGGAGAGAAGGTCTTACAAATTAAGTAAGAAAGAATTGTGtttcaaagcaaaaagaaagacagggaaaacataaaaaagaagtaaTTAATATATACGAAGGGAAACAAAAAATGCTCGGGAAAACGCAGACACAGAAACGTCAACGCAGAAAGCTAGGAAAGGAAATTGGGTAAAAGAATGTGAAGGATAGCATTGATAGGAAGAGATTAAGTTATGCAAAGagcaaaatacagaaaaaaattagcatgCGGGAATAATTTGAAAGATTGAAGAGGAACGAACACAATGTAAAAAGGAGAAATCaaaattagaagaaattaaaatacaatatgatatggaaaaatgtaagtaagaaacttaaaaataaaatatgttaaagaaattatttaatgtcAAATGTCACAAGCATGAGCATAACAGATGAAATCTGCAGTTGAAAAGAGAACACtgagtacatacacacacacgtacatgcatgcatacaacaACATACGCAACAATTTCTCTAAATTCAAACCAAAGTATACAACTCAAGAATTAattaatattgattaaaatttgaaaataagcgATTTTTAGattaaccaaaaatgaattgtaaaaaagaccaaaaattatataaaacctTTATAGGCCATAAATGGCACACTTTATATAGAACAACTAAATTTCAtactgaatataatttttttttttttttattattcaaaaaaaaatttcacgtaCATACAAAAGGCTAAggcaaatgcaaaaattttttaagcaacatataattttaactaccaaatactattattttcaattattatgtATTAATTTGTAATTGTGttttaagttgaaatattttaaactaattgtAAATTTAGCATTAAAATATTACGTAATTTAACtaagcaaaaatagaaaatgaagTAAATGTTATTAAAAGAGAATAGAGAaaagtttcaacaaattttaaattacaaaaaaacataaatacagTGTACAAGTTAATAAAAACGAAAAGTAGAAACGCccttctgcaaaaaaaaaaaaccaaaacaaaaataaaataattatattcctTTCCATGGCATGCAAGTTCTATTTAGAAAAATCAAAAGCAAGGATATTAAGTACTTACACGAATAATTGAAtggaaattcttttttttaatttaagtgataaataaaaaaaagaaaacactttaataaaatatgaagctaaaataaaaaaatatctcaagAGAAGTGAAAGTGAAAGCATGCAATGAACACAAATGATatgcaaattgaaaataaaattcaaaatggaaaataactgtaacggaaaattagttttatttcatgACTCGTTTGCGGATAGATTTTCTGAGTGCGCCGATTAAATAAACCCTCTGGTGAAAATGCACCTACAAACCTCTACTGAATTCATCCTTACGCTTTTAAGAGAGTGTTGCAGACCTAAAATGAGAAATACAGAAATGAGTCTATAGCCTCACTAGTACCGATTTGCCCTGGCTAAATTCTTTCAGTCGAAGTTCTAGAAATTCCTCAGTTTTCCTctgatttgtttgaaatttggctTACTCCCTACTCCTGCAGCAAACAAATAATAAGCAACAGTTTTAagattaacaaaaatttgagaTTTCTAAGACTGATTGTTCGAAGCTCCTAGCTATCATACTGATCCAAGTTCAAAATCATACTCTAAGTAGAAGAAAAGCTTAACGCGTTACTATAAACAAATAGAAAAGTTGTTTATTATCATGCCGCCATATAAGCGTACGTCAAATAGTTATTCTACTTTGTTTAATACACTTTGAAATATTCAACTTCCATGTCTTCATGTTCAACTTTAatgtaaatattgtattatatttctgTCCAAGTGGAAGAAGTAAaacttaacctttttttgtgtaaacaaatttatttcattcttcATAAGCTCCTTCGCCATCTTCATCATTTTCATATTCTACATTGTCTTCATCTTCGTTCTCATCACCCTCCTCTGCACATTGATTTTGTTGATCCCACCAAGATAGCACACCAAGTCCAGATTCATTAATGGCAGCCTAAAAGAGAAACCATAAACATATTTAACATGGGTCAGCTGCTGTGAATAGTTTACATCACGTGGAAACATACAACAATTCTGTAAGGCGTTTTTACTTCAGTCTGCTGCGTAGATGCTGCTGCCGCCGCCGACGCCGCAGCTGACGTGCTTGCTTGTTGTGTATCCGTTTTGGGTGGTCCAATCGGTGAACTCTCTTCGAATATTTCACGTGACACACGAAATTTTATTGGTTCACCTATATCCATGAATAAGTCATGTTTAGCACCATCTTCCAAAGGATATTCCCAGACCCACGCTTGTTCAGCTTCTTCGAAACGCGACGGATGCTGTAAGGCCGAAGGCGGTATGAGTATATCATCGAAGAAACCAAGTATTACGTGTACACTCTCTCGACTGCAGCTACGTATTTTTCCTGTGAGCACACTGCCAATGGCGGGGCGAAAAACAATGCAGCGAAATAAGGCTTCGGTGTGTGAGGCGCCATCGCCTGGTAATATAATGGAATCCTTCAGTGATACTATGTCTTTGAGCGCAGTGCAGAGACCAAGATTTAAGAGTACTTGTAGAAAACTTAAGTACATAAATTCTGCCCACTTTATTGGCTAACTTCCGGTTGATTTCGTCTCGTATCGCTTCTACCAATTGGGAAAATACCCATCCCCTACCCCGtatgttttaaaaaaagggGTATAAGGGGGGTAGAGGGGGTATTCTACTTTCTAAAAGTGAAAACCTCACTTGTAGGCGACttgtagtttttaagttatttgattttaaaaattgtaaaattgaccaagaatCCTATTTTGGTTACTACAACCAGCCGAAGTGCTGCCAGATatcgtataaataaacaattttagaagataataaatgaataaaaatacaaaattttacaaattatttctatattatatacgtctatacatatatgtatatatatatatatatatatatatatatatatatatataggtatatttatggatatatgtatatatttatatacatacatatattaatgcttgattttcagtaaagtatgtttgattgtatgcattttgagtTTACAGATTTGTATTTGCTGGGTGTATTTAGAtttcactatattatgaatatatgatatatatatatatacatatatatatttaaaaaaaaaagaaaaaaatagcgccgcataaataaataaaataaccggATACTAGACCGTCTATGctgtccacagtatttttgcgtaaaactttcttctgcgtaggcggccttcggccgcgcttcaaaaaaataaccctcatcagtccaactccggctacgcaatccacagtatttttgcgtagaactccttttcgcgttgGCCCGTCTCCGCTGCACATAGGAGTTTTACGTGAAGCTGAACTGTATTTCGAAAATCATAtcgatattgtatttatatatatttatgaactcAATATATACACCTTAGAGGTTGTAAACCCCCATTCCCTCATTATTCTAACAAAAAAGAGTGTGTGGAaattatgttcctatgttgcttcgttttcaatcgcattctatttttttattattttttgcttccgGCAGCACTCCATTCAGCCATGATTTTCAGGTATTGTAAATTTAGCTGGCGCGTCAAGTGTTTGCAAGTtgtaaatgcaatttaaattgttaatttatggtatataccaataaaaagagttaaaaacgtgtgtgtatgttaatgtagtttgaatatttattaaaataaatgtgataagtgcacttattgtatcaaaatttggtgaaggtaaaagacaaattttatcaacaaataacttaaaaactattattaactgaatagtgttggtgctagttttagcaaaataagcacGAAATCAACATCTCCTGTGAATTTCATTggaaaattcgtaatatttctctcaaaacaaGTGAGGGGGTACTGCATGGAGTCGGAGcctgattttttcttttacctttCTGTTTTGTTGACGGCGTGTTTTATCAGCTGTTTGGCTTTTATCAATGGTTTTGTTTTGACTATTCCAGGTAAATAAAAGCGAGGCGCAAGGAGAAAAAGTTAGTTCACATTCACGGTATACAGAGTggttcacaaaaaaataattaatggtGCTACCATTTATAATCGCAACTTgccaaatttattatatatttagaaGGTAATTAATGATGATTCAAATCCCATTATGCTAtgctaatgagaaccccatgtaaatgaaaaattacttcctgCCGTATcttagtatcgtagattttatttcacgatttttgaaaattcccatAAAACCCTGGCAGCTGATTgttctctcaccacacagtgttgccaagcagtacatttcgaaatcatttacaaaataaatttagaaaaattaaaatttttattaaaataacttaaaaagactgttgaataatgttaattatggataaatgaactatttgcatatgttggtttttggctttggtttactaaacaatgaaaaattgtcactgataacgcggatgtgggAAACAGTGTGTAAGCAAATATATCAATGGCagcattgtgtagatacaaccaaacacatacacacacaagccgatgtattgtgtaaatatgtaactaatgctgaaaacagtgaacgacgtaaATGCAGTCCCCTGTCACCTGTCAgttgttacgatcaaactaatgagaactccatgtaaatgaaaaattccttccttccgtatcgtagtatcgtagatcttatttcacgatatttgaaaatttccataaaaccctgtcagctgattgctctctcaccacacagtgttgccaaacagttattggcttttggctttggtttattaaattgTAACTgttaacgcggatgtgtgaaaaagtgtttaagaaaaaaaacaatgccACCATTGTGTAGatgcaaccaaacacatacatactaaaACCGATGTATtgagtaaatatgtaactaaaagaaccagttgttctctacgggatgagttttgctcagttttgtgcTCGTTAGTGTCTGCGGAACTATTGGACTATTTTTAAAGCGTAAATCATAGCGGAATTTTATAACGGAAGGTTAAATCCTGTCAACTACagtatttctgaaatttttacttTAGACCACTGCATTAATGTTGAATGCACCAttaattatttcaggtttcatctcactaattttttggtttttttatccatgttgaaaagatttttagaggaccgttattcggctctgagcgaatttgatagATATGCCAGCGTCATTCGTTttgaatttcacaaaatttagccttagcttagtgaaacacaaaacgaatgacgtaaaATCCAAAGTAcccctcaaatttttttttcaccacacctaaagagcaaacctggtataCATCAACCtcgtttttatgtatttatctaataaaaatatatacaataagcGCAGAGCAAAACGGCAAATATTCTTTGTTGTCAACTGGGCTACACAAATTTATATGTGTCGGCAAAGCGAATTTATGAAAGCACCTTGGGTAGACAGGTAATATATAACTTCGGAAGCTACAGAAGTCCATTTGGGTTAATGAATTTAGCCACCACAGTAAATACACTATATTATTGTAGAATATATCACTTCGCtggtttaattttttccttatatCAACAGGTTTTAAACTTCTGAACTtcacttttgtttgtttctttccAGCACTGATATTATCGGTTGCAAAAATTGCAAGAAATAAATTAGCGACTTTCGAAAGGCCCCTTCTGTACTCTGTGTACCGTGGTTATAATGAagatttatagaatttttataattaattttttagtttaatatattattttaatctatcatattgtaaaatttgtactgttggaatttttacaatatatataagctataaaaggaaatttaaaatttcacgaATTcaattattatgaatttttccaccgaatattaaaatttcatatatttttttataatctacAGTAGGGCGATTTCATCACTTGCACATATTTTGTTAAACAACCATATGAAATACTAATTTCACAATGACACTATTGTGAGTGATATATTTAATGGGTATTTAAGAAGCAGCACACACACTAACTGGAAACAACTACCTCCCAACAACGGCACGTGTAAAGTTCTTGAACTGTTTTCCaacattaatttaataaaaagtaaaagtttgCTGAAGAAATCTTTAAAGTTAGAGTTGACAATGGACGAATTTGAATCGCATCAGTTCAGTGATGCTGATGAGGATGAGGAAATACCATACAAAGTATGTGTGGCCGAGGCAATCTTGTAGCGAATTGGAATACACGAGCGTTTTAATAGGATATCTTTTCTTGCAGAATAACTTTGTAAATACCTTCAAAAATTTAACAGTGAAGCATGACATGTTTAAGGATATTAAAAGAGATAGCATGCAAAACGACAATTTGGAGAAAATTATAGACGATCCAAGCCCAGATGAGGACTTAGATGATGAAGACGACTACGAAGAAGCGAGTGGCGATTCATATGACTACGAAGAGTCCTATACAGGCTATCAAAAGCACAATGCGCAAACCACACAAATATCACTCAACCAGTCCGCTTGTAAAGGTGGGACTACGCAAGCTAAACGTGTAAGCAGCTATCAgccaaaagaaaatttattccgTCGCTATTCAACACGCATAAATGTAGAAAAATACGATCCTACCGTTAATATGAGCTCACAGGCCGCCAATCGATTGGTGACATTCGATAGACGCCAAGATGACCGTGTTCGTATACGTGATAAACAGGATCGTGCTACTGCCGAGCAAGTAATGGATCCACGTACGCGCATGATACTTTTCAAAATGTTAAATAGTGGTTTTATACAAGAAATCAATGGTTGCATATCCACCGGCAAAGAAGCTAATGTATATCATGCTGTCTCGGAGCGCGATGAAGAGTTTGCTATTAAAATCTATAAAACGTCCATATTGACATTTAAAGATCGTGATAAGTATGTATCGGGTGAATTTCGCTTCCGACACGGCTACTGCCGTCATAATCCACGCAAAATGGTGCGTACGTGGGCAGAGAAAGAGATGCGCAACTATCTCCGCATGCATAACGCAGGTGTACCTGTGCCCGAACCTTTACTGCTACGCTCACACGTGCTTGTGATGCGTTTCTGTGGCAAAAAAGGGTGGCCTTCGCCAAAGTTGAAAGAAGTAGAATTGACCACATCAAAAGCTTGCCAACTGTATCGCGAATGTGTTGTGATTATGTGGCGAATTTATAATAAATGCAAATTGGTGCACGCAGATTTAtcagaattcaatattttattgcatGATGGGCAGCTTATAATTATTGACGTTAGCCAATCGGTCGAACACGATCATCCGCATGCATTCGATTTCTTGCGTAAAGATTGCGTTAACATATCAGATTTCTTCCGCAAGCGTGCAGTCGCCACAATGACCGTGAAAGAGCTATTCGACTTTATTACAG
This genomic window contains:
- the LOC129241511 gene encoding DNA-directed RNA polymerase III subunit RPC8 → MYLSFLQVLLNLGLCTALKDIVSLKDSIILPGDGASHTEALFRCIVFRPAIGSVLTGKIRSCSRESVHVILGFFDDILIPPSALQHPSRFEEAEQAWVWEYPLEDGAKHDLFMDIGEPIKFRVSREIFEESSPIGPPKTDTQQASTSAAASAAAAASTQQTEVKTPYRIVAAINESGLGVLSWWDQQNQCAEEGDENEDEDNVEYENDEDGEGAYEE
- the LOC129242722 gene encoding serine/threonine-protein kinase RIO1 isoform X1, with amino-acid sequence MDEFESHQFSDADEDEEIPYKNNFVNTFKNLTVKHDMFKDIKRDSMQNDNLEKIIDDPSPDEDLDDEDDYEEASGDSYDYEESYTGYQKHNAQTTQISLNQSACKGGTTQAKRVSSYQPKENLFRRYSTRINVEKYDPTVNMSSQAANRLVTFDRRQDDRVRIRDKQDRATAEQVMDPRTRMILFKMLNSGFIQEINGCISTGKEANVYHAVSERDEEFAIKIYKTSILTFKDRDKYVSGEFRFRHGYCRHNPRKMVRTWAEKEMRNYLRMHNAGVPVPEPLLLRSHVLVMRFCGKKGWPSPKLKEVELTTSKACQLYRECVVIMWRIYNKCKLVHADLSEFNILLHDGQLIIIDVSQSVEHDHPHAFDFLRKDCVNISDFFRKRAVATMTVKELFDFITDQSITDENMDECLERISERIKDRDFDAITAQEKIDEAVWQNTFIPKRLDEVRHFEKDVDKAKKGLKKDLIYGKITGLKSDLNVQEKPDVLIEAEEVESKNVKNAQNKETAEDCTDSSDCEDEDSEDDGSTGFVNSARPRDESPNSKKARKKAVKEAKAEKRKVKVKKHVKKRKEKMATTRK